The following proteins are co-located in the Vigna unguiculata cultivar IT97K-499-35 chromosome 9, ASM411807v1, whole genome shotgun sequence genome:
- the LOC114163357 gene encoding patellin-3-like: protein MAEEASKTSTAQEEAVVADVAPAERSDTNVVVSVEEEEKASPEKENIPETETEVSKDNIPESGSFKEESTIVSDLPETEKKALQELKQLIQEALQKHEFSPKDEKPEDATDNKEEEKPVEEEKEHVVHAAAAAAGTDVAEATEKEAAEVKETEAETKTETEVGTEKAAVSDGGSVAEDGAKTVEAIEESVVPVSVSEEEAKVEGGSASPEEVSIWGVPLLADERSDVILLKFLRARDFKVKEAFAMIKGTIRWRKEFGMEELLEEDLGDDLEKAVYMHGFDKEGHPVCYNIYGEFQNKELYKKSFSDEEKRHRFLRWRIQFLEKSIRKLDFTPGGISTIVQVNDLKNSPGPAKWELRQATKQALQLLQDNYPEFVAKQVFINVPWWYLAVNRMISPFLTQRTKSKFVFAGPSKSAETLLRYIAAEQLPVKYGGLSKDGEFGISDAVTEITVRPAAKHTVEFPVTENSLLSWELRVIGWDVSYGAEFVPSSEGSYTVIIQKARKVGSSEEPVLCSNYKIGEPGKVVLTIDNQSSKKKKLLYRLKVKPSSSD from the exons ATGGCTGAAGAAGCTTCAAAGACAAGCACAGCTCAAGAGGAAGCGGTGGTCGCTGACGTGGCACCTGCTGAGCGATCAGACACCAACGTTGTTGTGtctgtagaagaagaagaaaaagcatCCCCGGAGAAGGAGAACATTCCAGAAACCGAGACGGAGGTTTCCAAAGATAACATTCCGGAATCAGGTTCGTTCAAGGAAGAAAGCACAATTGTCTCGGACCTGCCAGAAACAGAGAAGAAGGCACTGCAAGAACTCAAACAACTCATTCAGGAAGCACTCCAAAAGCACGAGTTTTCTCCCAAAGATGAAAAACCCGAAGATGCCACCGACAACAAGGAGGAAGAGAAGCCCGTGGAGGAAGAGAAGGAACACGTGGTTcatgctgctgctgctgctgctggtACTGACGTGGCAGAAGCGACAGAAAAAGAAGCTGCGGAAGTGAAGGAGACTGAAGCTGAAACTAAAACTGAAACGGAGGTTGGTACAGAGAAAGCGGCTGTTAGCGATGGTGGTTCTGTTGCGGAGGATGGAGCGAAAACGGTGGAGGCTATCGAGGAGAGCGTTGTGCCGGTGAGTGTGTCTGAGGAGGAAGCGAAGGTGGAAGGTGGTTCGGCTTCCCCCGAAGAGGTTTCGATTTGGGGAGTGCCGCTTCTTGCTGATGAGAGGAGCGATGTGATTCTGCTGAAGTTTCTGCGTGCGAGGGATTTCAAGGTGAAGGAAGCGTTTGCGATGATAAAGGGGACGATTCGGTGGAGGAAGGAGTTCGGGATGGAGGAGCTGTTGGAGGAGGATTTGGGGGATGATTTGGAGAAGGCGGTGTACATGCATGGGTTTGACAAGGAGGGTCACCCTGTGTGTTATAACATCTATGGGGAGTTTCAGAACAAGGAGTTGTACAAGAAGAGTTTCTCTGATGAGGAGAAGAGGCACAGGTTCCTTAGGTGGAGGATTCAGTTCCTGGAGAAGAGTATCAGGAAGCTTGATTTTACCCCTGGTGGGATAAGCACCATTGTTCAAGTCAATGATCTCAAGAACTCTCCTGGACCTGCCAAGTGGGAGCTTAGACAGGCTACCAAACAGGCCCTGCAGTTGCTTCAGGATAACTATCCTGAGTTTGTAGCCAAACAG GTGTTTATCAATGTGCCATGGTGGTACTTGGCAGTGAACAGGATGATAAGTCCTTTTCTTACTCAGAGAACCAAAAGCAAGTTTGTCTTTGCTGGCCCTTCCAAATCAGCCGAGACACTTTTGAG ATATATTGCTGCTGAGCAACTTCCGGTGAAGTATGGCGGACTAAGTAAAGATGGGGAATTCGGAATTTCCGATGCTGTCACAGAAATTACAGTGAGACCAGCAGCAAAACATACCGTGGAGTTTCCTGTTACTGAG AACTCCCTACTGTCTTGGGAACTCAGAGTAATAGGGTGGGACGTAAGCTATGGTGCAGAGTTTGTGCCAAGTTCAGAGGGAAGCTATACTGTGATCATTCAGAAGGCTAGAAAGGTTGGTTCATCAGAAGAACCGGTGCTTTGCAGCAATTACAAAATTGGTGAACCTGGGAAAGTGGTTCTCACCAttgacaaccaaagctctaagAAGAAGAAACTCTTGTACCGCTTGAAGGTCAAGCCCTCTTCTTCTGACTGA